One genomic region from Granulicatella adiacens ATCC 49175 encodes:
- a CDS encoding PTS sugar transporter subunit IIB, which yields MTKTIILACVGGLTTSMLVERIQEVIYRDKLDYSFYSVGITGIDTLKNIDVLLLGPQLAYLEEKAKASLHVPVAVISDDDFENMRGEEVLKQAIELLG from the coding sequence ATGACAAAAACAATTATTTTAGCCTGTGTCGGTGGATTGACAACAAGTATGCTCGTTGAACGCATTCAAGAAGTCATTTACCGTGACAAATTAGATTACTCATTCTACTCAGTAGGGATTACTGGGATTGATACTCTAAAAAATATTGATGTCTTATTATTAGGACCTCAATTAGCTTATTTAGAAGAAAAAGCAAAAGCTTCACTTCATGTTCCAGTTGCTGTAATTTCAGACGATGACTTTGAAAACATGCGCGGAGAAGAAGTTCTAAAACAAGCGATTGAATTATTAGGTTAA